In Nicotiana tabacum cultivar K326 chromosome 17, ASM71507v2, whole genome shotgun sequence, one DNA window encodes the following:
- the LOC142171641 gene encoding uncharacterized protein LOC142171641: MVRSKERVEREDKRPRGQGGFNGAPFGAQFQHGRGCYFRQAQSARPFHRGVSSSHGSHSSHQGHSSLSALPVQSSSRAPPVQGSSMPGFSTSYPGARGSLQFSPPAPRSCFECGVLGHMWKQCPRRHGGLSQQRSQPPTTAPVTSPPAQSTRGGGQSARGRPRAGGRSGGGQARFYALPARPDAIASDAVITDSGVARHGSGC, encoded by the coding sequence ATGGTTCGCAGtaaggagagggttgagagggaggacaagaggcctcgtggtcagggtggattcaacggtgctccttttggggctcagttccagcacggtagaggttgttatttcagacaggctcagtcagctcggccatttcaccgtggtgtatcatctagccatggttctcacagttctcatcagggccactcatcacttagtgcccttccagttcagagttcgtcccgtgctccacctgttcagggctcttccatgccaggtttttctaccagttatcccggtgctaggggttcccttcagttttcgCCGCCAGCACcaaggagttgttttgagtgtggggtgcttgggcatatgtggaagcagtgtcctcgtcgtcatggaggtctatctcagcagaggagtcaacctccgactacagcaccagttacctcaccacccgcccagtcaactcggggtggaggtcaatcagctaggggtcgccctagagcgggaggcagatcagggggtggtcaggcccgtttctatgctctccctgccagaccagatgctattgcttcagatgctgtgattacag